The following are encoded in a window of Rhizobium sp. WYJ-E13 genomic DNA:
- a CDS encoding ABC transporter permease, protein MNREKRSFQFYVLALFFAVFVLFLYGPLSAIVILSFQGPDGGLTFPLNGVSTHWFFNLFEKQAVGDFGASFQRSFILGLMVMIVTVVVSLMAGLAFRRRFRGSSVLFYATVASLVVPSIIISLGIGVVFQQGGLRPAWYSSAFGAHLTWTLPFGVLIMFAVFNRFSPAYEEAARDLGATSWQTFRHVVLPMIAPSLIGVGLFGFTLSYDEFARTLMTSGTYNTLPLEIYGMTTNVTTPVLYALGTVTTLFSFTIILVALGIMMMLGRRQAKTR, encoded by the coding sequence ATGAATCGCGAAAAACGCTCCTTCCAATTCTATGTGCTGGCACTCTTCTTCGCTGTATTCGTGCTCTTTCTCTACGGGCCGCTCTCGGCAATTGTCATCCTCTCCTTCCAGGGACCGGATGGCGGCCTGACCTTCCCGCTGAACGGCGTCTCGACGCACTGGTTCTTCAATCTCTTCGAGAAGCAGGCGGTCGGCGATTTCGGGGCGTCCTTCCAGCGCTCCTTCATTCTCGGCCTGATGGTGATGATCGTGACCGTCGTGGTTTCGCTGATGGCCGGCCTTGCCTTCCGCCGGCGGTTTCGCGGCTCATCGGTGCTGTTTTATGCGACAGTCGCAAGCCTCGTCGTGCCCTCGATCATCATCTCGCTTGGTATCGGCGTCGTCTTCCAGCAAGGCGGTTTGCGGCCGGCATGGTATTCCTCGGCCTTCGGTGCGCATCTGACCTGGACGCTCCCCTTCGGCGTGCTGATCATGTTCGCCGTCTTCAATCGCTTCTCGCCGGCATACGAGGAGGCGGCGCGCGATCTCGGGGCGACCTCCTGGCAGACGTTCCGGCATGTCGTTCTGCCGATGATTGCGCCGAGCCTGATCGGCGTCGGTCTCTTCGGCTTCACGCTTTCCTATGACGAATTCGCCCGCACCCTGATGACGTCAGGCACCTACAACACGCTGCCGCTCGAAATCTACGGCATGACCACGAACGTCACGACGCCGGTGCTCTATGCGCTCGGCACGGTCACGACGCTCTTCTCCTTCACCATCATTCTCGTCGCGTTGGGCATCATGATGATGCTCGGCCGGCGGCAGGCAAAGACCCGCTGA
- a CDS encoding ABC transporter permease encodes MATIASEQTIPAAETPKRAFRLAPWAISYLQATPLIAILGFFFILPIAMIAVVSFWDYDFAGLYPDFLTMNYTETLGSWVTWKTYLNTLKFTVIVWALTLFIGFWVAYFLAFHIRKTSTQMILFLVCTVPFMTSNIIRMISWIPVLGRNGLVNSALVQMGIVPQPVEWLLYSDFAVVLAMVHLYTLFMVTPIFNTLMRIDRSLFEAARDAGASGWQVLWNVVIPLAKPGMAIGTIFVVTLVMADFSTVQVMSGGQSASVALMMKNQMSLLQYPAAAANAVVLLAVVLTMVAAILRVVDIRREL; translated from the coding sequence ATGGCCACGATCGCTTCAGAGCAGACGATACCGGCAGCGGAGACGCCCAAACGCGCCTTCCGGCTTGCGCCATGGGCGATCTCCTATCTGCAGGCCACGCCGCTGATCGCCATCCTCGGCTTCTTCTTCATCCTGCCGATCGCCATGATCGCGGTCGTCAGTTTCTGGGATTATGATTTCGCCGGTCTCTATCCCGATTTCCTGACCATGAACTATACCGAGACGCTCGGTTCATGGGTGACGTGGAAAACCTATCTCAACACGCTGAAATTCACCGTCATCGTCTGGGCGCTGACGCTCTTCATCGGCTTCTGGGTCGCCTATTTCCTGGCCTTCCATATCCGCAAGACCTCGACGCAGATGATCCTCTTCCTCGTTTGCACCGTGCCCTTCATGACATCGAACATCATCCGCATGATCTCGTGGATCCCGGTGCTCGGGCGTAACGGTCTCGTCAATTCGGCGCTGGTGCAGATGGGCATTGTACCGCAGCCGGTGGAATGGCTGCTCTATTCGGATTTCGCCGTGGTGCTCGCCATGGTGCATCTCTATACGCTGTTCATGGTGACACCGATCTTCAATACGCTGATGCGCATCGACCGTTCGCTCTTCGAAGCGGCGCGCGATGCCGGTGCTTCCGGCTGGCAGGTTTTGTGGAATGTGGTGATCCCGCTTGCCAAGCCTGGCATGGCGATCGGCACGATCTTCGTTGTCACGCTTGTCATGGCGGATTTTTCCACCGTGCAGGTCATGTCGGGCGGGCAGAGTGCTTCGGTGGCGCTGATGATGAAGAACCAGATGTCGTTGCTGCAATATCCGGCCGCTGCCGCCAATGCGGTCGTGCTGCTGGCAGTGGTGCTGACGATGGTCGCCGCGATTCTGCGCGTCGTCGATATCCGCAGGGAGCTCTGA
- a CDS encoding PotD/PotF family extracellular solute-binding protein produces the protein MTTETKTTTKAEKGISRRSLLKTGAAAVGAIAGSGAITGFPTIWAQTNITLRQFGTGVSNINAIAEKCKADLGITLEMTATDSDAAAQRAVTQPDSYDIADIEYWILKKVYPAGVIQPMDVKKLKYYDQVVPLFKNGKLKPDSVIAQGTAPHTVGYVESKDAKTFAKGETELFTMMPTIYNADTLGIRPDLVGREITTWADIMDPKFKGKTSILNIPSIGIMDAAMIMEALGNIKYADKGNMTKAEIDKTIEFLIKAKQDGQFRAFWKSFDESVNLMASGEVVIQSMWSPAVAAVRSKGIACKYQPLKEGYRSWGGGLGLAAHLKGAQLDAAYEYINWYTSGWVGGYLNRQGYYSACMDTAKNFMTADEWGYWIEGKAAQGDILSPEGKVMEKAGAVRDGGSFEERMGHVACWNSVMDEDRYMVRRWNEFIAA, from the coding sequence ATGACGACTGAAACGAAAACCACGACGAAAGCGGAAAAGGGTATTTCCCGCCGCTCGCTTCTGAAGACGGGTGCTGCCGCCGTCGGCGCCATTGCCGGCTCGGGCGCCATCACCGGCTTCCCGACCATCTGGGCGCAGACGAACATCACGCTTCGTCAGTTCGGTACCGGCGTTTCGAACATCAATGCGATCGCCGAGAAGTGCAAAGCCGATCTCGGTATCACGCTGGAGATGACGGCGACCGATTCCGACGCCGCTGCCCAGCGCGCCGTCACCCAGCCTGACAGCTACGACATTGCCGATATCGAATACTGGATCCTGAAAAAGGTCTATCCGGCCGGCGTCATCCAGCCGATGGATGTGAAGAAGCTGAAATATTACGACCAGGTCGTGCCGCTCTTCAAGAACGGCAAGCTGAAGCCAGACAGCGTCATTGCCCAGGGCACGGCACCGCACACCGTTGGCTACGTCGAAAGCAAGGATGCCAAGACTTTCGCCAAGGGGGAGACCGAGCTCTTCACCATGATGCCGACGATCTACAATGCTGATACGCTCGGCATTCGTCCCGACCTCGTCGGCCGCGAGATCACCACCTGGGCTGATATCATGGATCCGAAGTTCAAGGGCAAGACCTCGATCCTCAACATCCCGTCGATCGGCATCATGGATGCCGCGATGATCATGGAAGCTCTGGGCAACATCAAATATGCCGACAAGGGCAACATGACCAAGGCGGAGATCGACAAGACGATCGAGTTCCTGATCAAGGCAAAGCAGGACGGCCAATTCCGCGCCTTCTGGAAGAGCTTCGACGAGTCGGTCAACCTGATGGCATCGGGCGAGGTTGTCATCCAGTCCATGTGGTCGCCGGCCGTCGCCGCCGTCCGCTCCAAGGGTATTGCCTGCAAATATCAGCCGCTCAAGGAAGGCTATCGTTCATGGGGTGGCGGTCTCGGCCTCGCCGCGCACCTCAAGGGCGCGCAGCTCGACGCCGCCTACGAATATATCAATTGGTACACCTCTGGCTGGGTCGGCGGCTATCTCAACCGTCAGGGCTACTACTCCGCTTGCATGGATACCGCCAAGAACTTCATGACGGCAGACGAATGGGGCTACTGGATCGAAGGCAAGGCGGCGCAGGGTGATATCCTTTCGCCGGAAGGCAAGGTCATGGAAAAGGCCGGCGCTGTTCGCGATGGTGGTTCGTTCGAAGAGCGCATGGGTCATGTGGCATGCTGGAATTCCGTCATGGATGAAGACCGCTACATGGTCCGCCGCTGGAACGAATTCATCGCCGCCTGA
- a CDS encoding ABC transporter ATP-binding protein — MSKAAEIDIASVSKVYGATTAVHAISLKIPAGSYCCFLGPSGCGKTSTLRMIAGHETISSGDVRLGNVVVTDFPPAKRGTAMMFQSYALFPHLDLIDNVAFSLKMKGVDKEERRAKALDMLKLMQMDAYASRRPAQLSGGQQQRVALARALITDPEALLLDEPLSALDPFLKIRMRAELKKLQKTLGITFVHVTHSQEEAMALADLIVIMNDGRIEQAAAPRDVFEKPATAFVARFMGDHNVLSGRVTSSENGVVVMQVPEGQSFSVRGTGREIGEPIDIGIRTDRVRLQVATEWTLGFNGIVSNIEYRGSSVKITVFGAGSDDFTVIASDSDYFAKPVSVGDAVSLSWALEDAVLLGRVSA, encoded by the coding sequence ATGTCGAAAGCGGCAGAGATCGATATAGCATCCGTTTCCAAGGTCTATGGCGCGACCACCGCAGTGCATGCCATCAGCCTTAAAATCCCGGCAGGTTCCTATTGCTGCTTCCTGGGTCCTTCAGGCTGCGGCAAGACCTCGACGCTGCGCATGATCGCCGGTCACGAGACCATTTCATCGGGCGATGTCCGCCTCGGCAATGTCGTCGTCACCGATTTCCCGCCGGCAAAGCGCGGCACGGCGATGATGTTCCAGTCCTACGCGCTGTTTCCCCATCTCGACCTTATCGACAATGTTGCTTTCAGCCTGAAGATGAAGGGTGTCGACAAGGAAGAGCGTCGCGCCAAGGCGCTCGACATGCTGAAGCTGATGCAGATGGATGCCTATGCATCCCGCCGGCCGGCGCAGCTTTCGGGCGGCCAGCAGCAGCGCGTGGCGCTGGCGCGTGCGCTGATTACCGATCCGGAAGCTTTGCTGCTCGACGAGCCGCTCTCCGCGCTCGACCCGTTCCTGAAGATCCGCATGCGGGCGGAGCTGAAGAAGCTGCAAAAGACGCTCGGCATCACGTTCGTGCATGTGACGCACAGCCAGGAAGAGGCGATGGCGCTCGCCGACCTGATCGTCATCATGAATGACGGGCGCATCGAACAGGCCGCTGCACCGCGCGACGTTTTCGAGAAGCCGGCAACCGCCTTCGTTGCGCGTTTCATGGGCGATCATAACGTGCTTTCCGGCCGGGTGACATCGAGCGAGAACGGCGTTGTCGTGATGCAGGTGCCGGAGGGGCAGAGCTTTTCCGTGCGCGGGACTGGCAGGGAGATCGGCGAGCCCATCGATATCGGCATCCGCACCGACCGCGTGCGCCTCCAAGTGGCGACCGAATGGACCCTCGGTTTCAACGGTATCGTCTCCAACATCGAATATCGCGGCTCCTCGGTGAAGATCACCGTGTTCGGAGCCGGCAGCGACGACTTCACCGTCATCGCAAGTGACAGCGACTATTTCGCAAAGCCGGTCTCGGTCGGCGATGCGGTGTCTCTGAGTTGGGCTCTGGAGGATGCCGTCCTCCTCGGCCGCGTTTCCGCGTGA
- a CDS encoding GntR family transcriptional regulator, with amino-acid sequence MKSAASAISQDDTQETGVPQIRDAIRDAIVERRLSPGTKLSESDVGNLFNVSRTLARAALQALSYEGLVSVEKNRGAFVAYPSPEEARQIFAARRLVEPGILREAAARITPSDIQHLKQLLLEEGRLMSERGQTARRAEIKASGDFHLTLAAISGNAIMQRFMEELVARSSLVIALYGQSTVSSCGHAEHGDIIEAIERRELDRACHLMLHHIAHIEADLDLRERKSLGLKEAFEL; translated from the coding sequence ATGAAATCTGCCGCCAGCGCCATCAGTCAAGACGATACCCAGGAAACGGGCGTCCCGCAGATCCGCGATGCGATCAGGGACGCGATCGTCGAGCGGCGCCTGTCACCCGGCACGAAACTGTCGGAAAGCGATGTCGGCAATCTCTTCAACGTCAGCCGCACGTTGGCGCGCGCTGCCTTGCAAGCGCTATCCTATGAAGGTCTCGTCAGCGTCGAAAAGAATCGCGGCGCTTTCGTCGCCTATCCCTCCCCGGAAGAGGCCCGGCAGATTTTTGCCGCCCGCCGGTTGGTCGAGCCCGGCATTCTGCGGGAAGCTGCCGCCCGCATCACACCATCCGATATCCAGCACCTGAAGCAATTGCTTTTGGAGGAAGGCCGGCTGATGAGCGAACGCGGCCAGACGGCAAGGCGGGCAGAGATCAAGGCGTCGGGCGATTTCCACCTGACGCTCGCGGCTATATCCGGTAATGCGATCATGCAGCGCTTCATGGAAGAGCTGGTCGCCCGCTCATCCCTGGTGATCGCGCTCTACGGGCAATCGACGGTGTCAAGCTGCGGCCATGCCGAACACGGGGACATCATCGAGGCGATCGAACGCAGGGAACTCGACCGCGCCTGCCATCTGATGCTGCACCATATCGCCCATATCGAGGCCGATCTCGACCTGCGTGAACGCAAGAGTCTCGGCCTCAAGGAAGCATTCGAACTCTGA
- a CDS encoding DUF4174 domain-containing protein, protein MLKSILQEIIGSGVRKPHLPRSLEQFLGEKNILIVFADAEDDRPIIQDELLRKSQMRLIEDDIEVFTIAGGGAFSLFEDGHDLDADDVREQLQGPLNGEFGLVLIGADGKIKLRSSEPMSVEEISRAADLPSPGH, encoded by the coding sequence ATGTTGAAATCCATTCTGCAAGAAATCATCGGATCCGGCGTCCGCAAGCCTCATCTGCCGCGATCGCTGGAACAGTTCCTGGGCGAGAAGAATATCTTGATCGTCTTTGCCGACGCCGAGGACGACAGGCCGATCATTCAGGACGAATTGCTGCGCAAATCGCAGATGCGGCTGATCGAAGACGATATCGAGGTCTTCACCATCGCCGGCGGCGGTGCATTCTCCCTATTCGAGGATGGACATGACCTTGATGCCGACGATGTGCGCGAACAGCTTCAGGGACCGCTCAACGGCGAATTCGGGTTGGTGCTGATCGGCGCTGACGGCAAGATCAAGCTGCGCTCGAGCGAACCGATGAGCGTGGAGGAAATCAGCCGCGCCGCCGATCTCCCTTCACCAGGCCACTGA
- a CDS encoding DUF2934 domain-containing protein produces MSNTSRHEWICKRAYAIWEAEGRPHGRDAEHWLQATAERERLERTRASTDGNEVLVKFRPKAPKPRRPAALGYQRQKLSRAG; encoded by the coding sequence ATGAGCAACACCTCCAGGCATGAGTGGATATGCAAGCGAGCCTATGCGATCTGGGAAGCGGAAGGCAGGCCGCACGGCCGTGATGCCGAACATTGGCTCCAGGCAACAGCCGAACGCGAGAGGCTGGAGCGCACTCGTGCCTCGACGGATGGCAATGAAGTCCTCGTCAAATTTCGCCCGAAAGCGCCGAAACCACGCAGGCCGGCTGCTCTCGGCTACCAACGCCAAAAGCTGTCGCGGGCCGGTTGA
- a CDS encoding DUF5054 domain-containing protein — MTEKRVHLVFKTHLDIGFTDHAEKVRRQYHERFIPQAIETGAHFHAENPEEPKFIWTTGAWLIWDHLNSRSPAEVAALEQAIERGLIRWHGLPFTTHTELMSSDLFRAGLSFSQELDRRFGRTTIAAKMTDVPGHTLGMVPLLAEAGIRFLHLGVNTASPPPDVPDVFRWRAPDGAEVVVMYQRSYGETYFPEGFDDGLSFAHTQDNIGPQSVPQTAEVHRDMRRHEPDAIIRAATLEDYGAILWGKRERFPVLELELGDSWIHGSAADPLKTAKFLALQRLYDRFAGEGLNRRRLAFGRGLAMVAEHTCGVDIKSYLRDDRAWAKADFKAARKTDYRFAYTEASWDEQRGYIDQAVAELDGDDQQHAQAVLAELFAPPFVDSMSRETRLSAGGWSIELNEVTGDVTALTSPQGRRITGRAGSLIAYRYESYDAADVNRHMDSYLTHRQEWAVLDHDKPGLDRSGAALSKIFMPDLKSAGEGGLLLSMPTEAVERFGAPRQLAVAFSADGDALELRLSLRDKPANRMPEASFLSFTPEVAKGWAFRKMGLWHPSGKSASSGGAQLQAVTAVRGDFEDAGGGARALLIKPLDTPLVAPQSWDFMSFCKGLPDFEEGIRFNLHNNKWGTNFPMWWEGDFSARFRVSLE, encoded by the coding sequence ATGACCGAAAAGCGTGTGCATCTGGTCTTCAAGACCCATCTCGACATCGGCTTTACTGATCATGCCGAGAAAGTCCGCCGTCAATATCACGAGCGCTTCATCCCGCAGGCGATCGAGACCGGCGCGCATTTCCATGCCGAAAACCCTGAAGAGCCGAAGTTCATCTGGACAACGGGCGCGTGGCTGATCTGGGATCATCTGAATTCGCGCTCGCCTGCCGAGGTCGCAGCACTCGAGCAGGCGATCGAGCGGGGACTCATCCGCTGGCACGGGCTGCCCTTCACCACCCACACGGAGCTGATGTCGTCAGACCTGTTCCGCGCCGGTCTTTCCTTTTCGCAGGAGCTCGACCGCCGTTTCGGCAGGACGACGATTGCGGCGAAGATGACCGACGTTCCCGGCCACACCCTCGGCATGGTGCCTCTGCTTGCCGAGGCCGGCATCCGCTTCCTGCATCTCGGCGTCAACACCGCTTCCCCGCCGCCTGATGTGCCCGATGTTTTCCGCTGGCGCGCGCCCGATGGGGCGGAAGTCGTCGTCATGTACCAGCGCTCCTATGGCGAGACCTATTTCCCCGAAGGTTTCGACGACGGGCTGAGCTTTGCGCATACGCAGGACAATATCGGTCCGCAGAGCGTGCCGCAGACTGCGGAAGTCCATCGCGACATGCGCCGCCATGAGCCTGACGCGATCATCCGCGCGGCGACGCTGGAGGATTATGGTGCGATCCTCTGGGGGAAGCGCGAACGCTTTCCGGTGCTGGAGCTGGAGTTGGGCGACAGCTGGATCCATGGCAGCGCCGCCGATCCCTTGAAGACGGCGAAGTTTCTGGCCCTGCAGCGGCTCTATGACCGTTTTGCCGGCGAGGGGCTCAATAGGCGCAGGCTCGCCTTTGGGCGCGGGCTTGCCATGGTGGCGGAGCATACGTGCGGGGTGGATATCAAATCCTACCTGCGCGACGACAGGGCCTGGGCAAAAGCCGATTTCAAAGCTGCTCGCAAAACGGACTACCGGTTCGCCTATACCGAGGCATCGTGGGACGAGCAGCGCGGCTATATCGACCAGGCCGTCGCCGAACTCGATGGCGATGACCAGCAGCACGCACAGGCTGTGCTTGCGGAGCTTTTTGCGCCGCCGTTCGTCGACAGCATGAGCCGCGAAACCCGTCTCAGCGCCGGCGGCTGGTCGATCGAGCTGAATGAAGTGACGGGTGATGTCACGGCGCTCACATCACCGCAGGGCCGGCGGATCACCGGCCGTGCTGGCTCTCTGATCGCCTATCGCTATGAGAGCTACGATGCTGCCGACGTCAACAGGCATATGGACAGCTATCTCACCCATCGCCAGGAATGGGCGGTGCTGGATCACGACAAGCCGGGGCTTGACCGTTCGGGTGCTGCGCTCTCCAAGATTTTCATGCCTGATCTTAAAAGTGCCGGCGAGGGAGGGCTTCTGCTGTCCATGCCCACTGAGGCTGTTGAACGTTTCGGCGCACCGCGCCAGCTCGCTGTCGCGTTTTCGGCCGATGGCGATGCCTTGGAACTGCGCCTTTCGCTGCGCGACAAGCCGGCGAACCGCATGCCGGAGGCAAGTTTCCTTTCCTTTACGCCCGAGGTCGCAAAGGGCTGGGCCTTCAGGAAGATGGGTCTATGGCACCCATCCGGAAAATCTGCCAGCTCCGGTGGTGCTCAGCTTCAGGCCGTTACTGCAGTCCGGGGCGATTTCGAGGATGCTGGAGGCGGTGCAAGGGCGCTCCTCATCAAGCCCCTGGACACGCCGCTGGTCGCGCCGCAGAGCTGGGATTTCATGAGTTTCTGCAAAGGCTTGCCGGATTTTGAAGAGGGAATCCGCTTCAACCTGCACAACAATAAATGGGGAACCAACTTCCCGATGTGGTGGGAAGGCGATTTCTCGGCCCGTTTCCGTGTCAGTTTGGAATAG
- a CDS encoding LuxR family transcriptional regulator, translating to MTENSYSQKFEAVFEQIKAAENVDASIRIFQAGYAVDYVTYHLAQTIAAKIDAPFVRTTYPDAWVSRYLLNSYVKVDPIVKQGFERQLPFDWSEVEPTPEAYAMLVDAQKHGIGGNGYSIPVADKAQRRALLSINARIPLDDWTSMVKLYRNEWIELAHVIHRKAIYELHGENDPVPTLSPREIECLHWTALGKDYKDIAVILGISEHTTRDYLKTARFKLGCATISAAASRAVQLRIINP from the coding sequence ATGACGGAAAATAGCTATTCGCAAAAATTCGAAGCCGTTTTCGAACAGATCAAGGCTGCGGAAAATGTCGATGCTTCCATCCGCATTTTCCAGGCGGGATATGCCGTGGACTATGTCACCTATCACCTCGCTCAGACCATTGCGGCAAAGATAGACGCCCCTTTTGTGCGCACCACCTATCCGGATGCCTGGGTGTCTCGCTATCTGCTCAACAGCTATGTGAAGGTCGATCCGATCGTCAAACAGGGCTTCGAGCGCCAGCTGCCCTTCGACTGGAGCGAGGTCGAGCCGACACCGGAAGCCTATGCCATGCTCGTCGACGCCCAGAAGCACGGGATCGGCGGAAACGGCTATTCGATCCCCGTTGCCGACAAGGCGCAGCGCCGCGCGCTGCTGTCGATCAATGCCCGCATTCCGCTCGATGACTGGACCTCCATGGTCAAGCTCTATCGCAATGAGTGGATCGAACTCGCCCATGTCATCCATCGGAAGGCCATCTACGAGCTTCACGGCGAGAACGACCCGGTGCCGACGCTTTCCCCGCGCGAAATCGAATGTCTGCATTGGACGGCACTCGGCAAGGACTACAAGGACATCGCCGTCATCCTCGGCATTTCCGAGCATACGACCCGCGACTACCTGAAAACTGCACGCTTCAAGCTCGGCTGCGCCACCATTTCCGCGGCCGCCTCGCGGGCCGTGCAGTTGCGCATCATCAACCCCTAA
- a CDS encoding acyl-homoserine-lactone synthase yields MFVIIQAHEYQKYAFILDQMFRLRKKVFADTLGWNVPVIGPFERDSYDSLCPAYLVWCNETRTRLYGGMRLMPTTGPTLLYDVFRATFPQAANLVAPGIWEGTRMCIDEEAIADDFPDVDAGRAFSMLLLALCECALDHGIHTMISNYEPHLKRVYKRAGAEVDELGRADGYGKYPVCCGAFEVSERVLTRMRASLGIDTPLYTRYVPTRSVVTQFLEMAA; encoded by the coding sequence ATGTTCGTTATCATTCAGGCACATGAGTATCAGAAATACGCTTTCATACTCGACCAGATGTTCCGCCTGCGCAAGAAAGTCTTCGCGGACACCCTTGGCTGGAACGTTCCGGTAATCGGCCCCTTCGAGCGCGACAGCTATGACTCGCTCTGCCCGGCCTATCTCGTCTGGTGCAACGAAACCCGCACCCGCCTATACGGCGGCATGCGCCTGATGCCGACGACCGGACCGACCCTCCTCTACGACGTCTTCCGCGCAACGTTCCCGCAGGCAGCCAATCTCGTCGCCCCCGGCATCTGGGAAGGCACCCGCATGTGCATCGACGAGGAAGCAATCGCCGACGATTTTCCCGATGTCGATGCCGGCCGCGCCTTCTCCATGCTGCTGCTCGCACTTTGCGAATGCGCCCTCGACCACGGCATCCACACGATGATCTCAAACTATGAGCCGCATCTGAAGCGCGTCTACAAGCGCGCCGGCGCCGAAGTCGATGAACTCGGCCGGGCCGATGGCTACGGCAAGTATCCGGTCTGCTGCGGCGCCTTCGAAGTTTCCGAACGTGTGCTCACTAGGATGCGCGCATCCCTCGGCATCGATACCCCCCTCTACACCCGCTACGTCCCGACACGTTCCGTCGTGACGCAATTCCTGGAGATGGCAGCATGA